From Dehalococcoidia bacterium, a single genomic window includes:
- the speD gene encoding adenosylmethionine decarboxylase: protein MQALGRHLILELRGCDPRLLDDLPYIRQTLLEAAQIAGATIVGQTFHKFHPVGVTGVVAIAESHLCIHTWPEYGYAAVDIFTCGERFSPHRAAQWVIERLHCQEPDITELERGRLEQRAAASPS, encoded by the coding sequence TTGCAGGCGCTCGGACGGCATCTCATCCTGGAACTGCGGGGATGCGACCCGCGCTTGCTGGATGACCTGCCGTACATTCGGCAGACCCTTCTGGAGGCGGCGCAGATAGCCGGGGCGACCATCGTGGGGCAGACCTTCCACAAGTTCCACCCCGTGGGGGTAACCGGGGTAGTAGCCATCGCCGAAAGCCACCTGTGCATCCACACCTGGCCAGAGTACGGCTATGCGGCGGTGGACATCTTCACCTGCGGGGAGCGCTTCAGCCCCCATCGGGCCGCCCAGTGGGTGATTGAGCGGCTCCACTGCCAGGAGCCCGACATCACCGAACTGGAGCGGGGACGCCTGGAGCAGCGCGCCGCCGCTTCACCCTCCTAG
- a CDS encoding histidine phosphatase family protein → MGRWLLVRHAESTWNQERRLQGQSDPPLSPQGQAQAQALRQRLKRFSIAHTYASDLTRAVQTAHIVLEGRSIPLTLTPALREFAFGPWEGKLYDVLTREDPIRFRQFMTGDPSFEPPPGGETRQQVLQRVGAFIAHVRQHHLQDDILIVSHGGCLRAVVVALLGLPVETLWRFRLAPASISVIEVDTHNARLVVWNDASHYLNGDLPRPGGPAA, encoded by the coding sequence ATGGGGCGCTGGCTTCTGGTGCGCCACGCTGAAAGCACCTGGAATCAGGAGCGTCGTCTGCAAGGGCAATCCGACCCTCCGCTAAGCCCGCAGGGGCAGGCTCAAGCCCAGGCCTTGCGCCAGCGCCTGAAGCGCTTTTCCATTGCCCACACCTATGCCAGCGACCTGACCCGCGCCGTCCAAACGGCCCACATTGTGTTGGAGGGGCGCTCCATCCCCCTCACCCTTACCCCTGCGTTGCGGGAGTTCGCCTTCGGCCCCTGGGAGGGCAAACTGTACGACGTTCTCACCCGGGAGGACCCCATCCGCTTCCGCCAGTTCATGACGGGTGACCCGTCCTTTGAACCCCCACCCGGTGGGGAGACGCGTCAGCAGGTGCTGCAGCGGGTGGGGGCTTTTATCGCCCACGTCAGACAACACCACCTGCAGGACGACATCCTGATTGTCTCCCACGGCGGGTGTTTGCGGGCGGTGGTGGTGGCCCTGTTGGGTTTGCCCGTGGAGACCCTGTGGCGTTTCCGTCTGGCCCCCGCCAGTATCTCCGTCATAGAGGTAGACACCCACAACGCCCGCCTGGTGGTGTGGAACGATGCATCCCATTACCTCAACGGCGACCTGCCCCGCCCGGGCGGGCCGGCCGCCTAG
- the queG gene encoding tRNA epoxyqueuosine(34) reductase QueG codes for MQTPRRLERTLLERLARQVGLAVVGCTTADAFPQARQTALERLQQGLMGTLPWYHTARVLRGTDPQVLLPGARSLIAVAVSYWWPQEPAPRPLTGRVARYAWGLDYHKALKERLRTLMHLLEAQVGPFRWKVYVDDGPLLEREVARRAGVGWFGKNTNILTPIGSWVFLGEALTDLEVTPDPPLKKTCGQCQACMPACPTGALIAPYVLDSRRCIAYLTIEHRGPIPRHLRPLIGDWVFGCDICQEVCPVNRKAQPTTLPELEPRAPHQRVDLLEVLSLTEEGFQERFRGTSIRRATRVGLQRNACVVLGNLGDPAAVPALTRALREGEPLVRGHAAWALGRIGTFEALSALHSALSTEPDPWVGEEIRMALHDATLPLSV; via the coding sequence ATGCAGACCCCCCGTCGTCTGGAGCGCACGCTCCTGGAACGCCTGGCACGCCAGGTGGGGTTGGCCGTGGTGGGGTGCACCACGGCGGATGCCTTCCCCCAGGCCCGCCAGACCGCTCTGGAGCGCCTCCAGCAGGGGTTGATGGGCACCCTCCCCTGGTACCACACTGCGCGTGTCTTGCGGGGCACTGATCCCCAGGTCCTTTTGCCGGGGGCGCGCTCTCTCATCGCTGTGGCGGTCAGTTACTGGTGGCCCCAGGAGCCTGCACCCCGCCCCCTGACGGGGCGCGTCGCCCGCTACGCCTGGGGGCTGGACTACCACAAAGCCCTCAAGGAGCGTTTGCGCACCCTGATGCACCTCCTGGAGGCCCAGGTGGGCCCCTTCCGCTGGAAGGTGTATGTGGACGATGGCCCCCTCTTGGAACGGGAGGTGGCCCGGCGCGCCGGGGTGGGCTGGTTCGGCAAGAACACCAACATCCTCACCCCCATCGGCTCCTGGGTGTTTTTGGGCGAGGCCCTAACAGACCTAGAAGTAACGCCCGACCCGCCCCTGAAGAAGACCTGCGGCCAGTGCCAGGCCTGCATGCCCGCCTGCCCCACGGGGGCCCTTATCGCCCCCTATGTCCTGGACAGCCGGCGGTGCATCGCCTACTTGACCATTGAGCACCGGGGGCCAATCCCGCGCCACCTGCGCCCCCTGATAGGCGATTGGGTGTTCGGATGCGACATTTGCCAAGAGGTGTGTCCTGTCAACCGCAAGGCGCAGCCCACCACTTTGCCCGAACTGGAGCCCCGTGCCCCCCACCAACGGGTAGACCTGCTGGAGGTTCTGTCCTTGACGGAGGAGGGGTTTCAAGAGCGCTTTCGGGGCACCAGTATCCGTCGGGCGACACGGGTGGGGCTGCAGCGCAATGCGTGCGTGGTATTGGGCAACCTGGGCGACCCGGCGGCGGTGCCGGCTTTAACCCGCGCCCTGCGGGAGGGGGAGCCATTGGTGCGGGGCCACGCCGCCTGGGCACTCGGGCGCATCGGCACCTTTGAGGCCTTGTCCGCTTTGCATAGTGCCCTGTCCACCGAGCCTGACCCCTGGGTGGGGGAGGAGATACGCATGGCCCTGCACGATGCTACACTACCCCTAAGTGTGTAA
- a CDS encoding SDR family NAD(P)-dependent oxidoreductase: protein MTLKDKVAIVTGSSRGIGKAIALAYAREGAKVVVVARSETEGRLPGTIHQTAQEIRALGGEALPIRCDVTDEEQVKSMVAQVMERYGRIDVLVNNAAIILRTPIVQTETRHWDLLIRVNLRGPFLCCKYVLPILMAQRQGNILNITSRAAERAVPGGVHYAVSKAGLNMFTLGLAEEVREYNIAVNALDPGFIKTEGAVLTRPANFDWSGAEPPEVVGPAAVWLAQQTAQTFTGRIVRRSEFGKTWP from the coding sequence ATGACACTTAAGGATAAGGTCGCTATCGTTACGGGGAGCAGTCGGGGGATTGGGAAGGCTATCGCATTGGCCTACGCCCGTGAGGGGGCGAAGGTGGTTGTTGTCGCCCGTTCCGAGACGGAGGGGCGCTTGCCCGGCACCATCCACCAAACGGCCCAGGAGATTCGCGCCCTGGGGGGCGAGGCCTTGCCCATCCGCTGTGATGTAACCGACGAGGAGCAGGTCAAAAGCATGGTGGCCCAGGTGATGGAGCGCTACGGGCGCATTGATGTGCTGGTTAACAACGCCGCCATTATCCTGCGCACGCCTATTGTCCAAACCGAAACCCGCCACTGGGACTTGCTGATACGGGTCAACCTGCGGGGGCCATTCCTGTGCTGTAAATATGTGCTCCCGATTCTGATGGCCCAACGCCAGGGCAACATCCTCAACATCACCTCCCGGGCGGCGGAGCGGGCTGTGCCGGGGGGGGTGCACTATGCGGTGAGCAAGGCGGGGCTGAACATGTTCACCCTGGGCCTGGCCGAGGAGGTGCGGGAGTATAACATCGCTGTCAACGCTCTGGACCCCGGCTTTATCAAGACCGAGGGGGCCGTCCTCACCCGCCCGGCCAACTTTGACTGGTCGGGGGCCGAGCCCCCCGAAGTGGTGGGGCCGGCGGCCGTGTGGCTCGCTCAGCAGACGGCCCAGACCTTCACCGGGCGCATCGTGCGGCGGTCCGAGTTTGGGAAGACCTGGCCCTAG